A window of Fragaria vesca subsp. vesca linkage group LG7, FraVesHawaii_1.0, whole genome shotgun sequence contains these coding sequences:
- the LOC101290696 gene encoding unknown protein DS12 from 2D-PAGE of leaf, chloroplastic-like, giving the protein MAFTNSSLLASNLTLRRSVLSDSEFAPPDEAPKLLLPSLHANTLSRKLNVACASSNGVNAVGSSSPKSDQDADYVPMPVVMIDQDSDSDATIVQLSFGDRLGALIDTINALKDLGLDVAKGTVVTKGPVKQTKFHITRLDTGRKVEDPDMLERIRLTIINNLLKYHPESSQLLAMGEAFGIKAPENKLDVDITTHIHVKQDGPKRSLLYIETADRPGLLVEVIKIIADVNIDVESAEIDTEGLVAKDKFHVSYRGEALNSSLSQVLVNCLRYYIRRPETDIDSY; this is encoded by the exons ATGGCCTTCACCAACTCCTCCCTCTTGGCTTCCAATCTCACTCTCCGTCGCTCTGTACTTTCCGATTCCGAATTTGCCCCTCCGGACGAGGCCCCCAAGCTCCTCCTTCCCTCTCTCCATGCCAACACTTTGTCCAGAAAGTT GAACGTTGCGTGTGCCTCTAGCAATGGTGTCAATGCAGTTGGTTCCTCCTCGCCG AAGTCTGATCAAGATGCTGATTATGTTCCAATGCCAGTTGTCATGATTGATCAAGATTCAGATTCTGATGCAACTATTGTGCAACTCAGCTTTGGGGATCGCCTTGGAGCTCTCATTGACACT ATAAATGCATTAAAAGATTTGGGATTGGACGTAGCAAAGGGAACAGTTGTCACTAAGGGACCGGTTAAACAGACGAAGTTTCATATAACGCGGTT AGACACTGGGCGCAAAGTTGAAGATCCTGATATGTTAGAGAGAATCCGACTTACCATCATCAACAATCTATTAAAATATCATCCA GAATCTAGTCAGCTACTTGCAATGGGTGAAGCTTTTGGAATAAAAGCTCCGGAGAATAAG CTTGATGTTGATATCACAACTCATATACATGTGAAGCAAGATGGACCTAAGAGGAG CTTGCTTTATATAGAGACTGCAGATCGACCAGGATTGCTTGTAGAAGTTATCAAAATCATTGCTGATGTTAATATCGATGTGGAATCAGCTGAGATTGATACAGAA GGTTTGGTTGCCAAAGATAAATTTCATGTCAGCTACAGAGGGGAAGCCTTAAATAGTTCCTTGTCCCAG GTGTTGGTGAACTGTCTGCGTTACTACATTCGCAGGCCAGAAACAGATATAGATAGTTACTAA